From one Sinobacterium norvegicum genomic stretch:
- a CDS encoding PilZ domain-containing protein, with the protein MNENNRKQQRVQLRQSVTAINALTKDMIGEVVNITTDGLMLLCNKPVKSNSLYQLRLNLSRPVDDNELIDIGVDCLWCREAENMQSCWAGFQIIDIPEKSLAILQDLISSYSQAPSPA; encoded by the coding sequence TTGAACGAAAATAACCGCAAACAACAACGCGTACAACTTAGGCAATCTGTCACTGCAATAAACGCACTTACCAAAGACATGATCGGCGAAGTTGTCAATATTACTACCGACGGGCTTATGCTGCTGTGTAACAAACCTGTTAAGAGTAACTCCCTTTACCAACTAAGGCTTAACCTCAGTCGCCCCGTCGATGACAATGAACTGATAGATATTGGTGTTGATTGCCTGTGGTGTCGAGAAGCTGAGAACATGCAAAGCTGCTGGGCCGGCTTTCAAATTATCGACATCCCCGAAAAAAGCCTGGCCATTCTTCAAGACCTGATATCCAGCTACAGCCAAGCCCCCAGTCCTGCCTAA